A section of the Streptomyces sp. Je 1-369 genome encodes:
- a CDS encoding ATP-binding protein, whose translation MPEAAAPPIDDVRPLRKLYRSGDGRWLGGVARGLAGHLGLPVIWVRLIFVGLFTADGLGALLYAAFWFFVPLGVGGVDAERPPSAVTAETAPDGRRRLVARKPDKGQLVALLAMVVVAMVFVSNVDLDGSTKAYVVPTLLVAAGVALVWRQADNARRARWMAVGRRRRTLTIARSAAGVLLVGAGVSGIFVLQGSAAHLGAVLQASLAVLVGVALLAGPYLVRMMQDLSEERLMRIRAQERAEVAAHVHDSVLHTLTLIQRNAESASEVRRLARAQERDLRAWLYKPEGTGKDEDEEPDTLAEAVRRSAAEVEDKHGVPIEVVVVGDCPLDERLTAQMQAAREAMVNAAKYGGEGGAVQVFAEVEGETVFVSVRDRGPGFDLDSVPDDRMGVRESIIGRMQRNGGTARLRVVPGGGTEVELEMERTATT comes from the coding sequence ATGCCGGAAGCCGCTGCACCGCCCATCGACGATGTCCGACCGCTGCGCAAGCTATATCGCAGCGGTGACGGGCGTTGGCTCGGTGGGGTGGCGCGCGGTCTGGCCGGACATCTCGGGCTGCCCGTGATCTGGGTCCGGCTGATCTTCGTCGGCCTGTTCACGGCGGACGGTCTCGGCGCTCTGCTCTACGCGGCGTTCTGGTTCTTCGTCCCGCTGGGCGTGGGCGGAGTGGACGCCGAGCGGCCGCCCTCGGCCGTCACGGCCGAGACGGCGCCGGACGGCCGCCGAAGACTCGTCGCCCGCAAGCCCGACAAGGGCCAGCTCGTCGCGCTCCTCGCGATGGTCGTCGTCGCCATGGTCTTCGTCAGCAACGTGGACCTGGACGGCTCGACGAAGGCGTACGTCGTCCCGACCCTGCTCGTCGCCGCCGGCGTCGCCCTCGTCTGGCGGCAGGCCGACAACGCCCGCAGGGCTCGCTGGATGGCCGTCGGCCGTCGCAGGCGCACCCTGACCATCGCCCGCTCGGCGGCCGGCGTGCTCCTGGTCGGCGCCGGGGTGTCCGGCATATTCGTGCTGCAGGGCTCCGCCGCACACCTGGGCGCCGTACTGCAGGCCTCGCTCGCCGTGCTGGTCGGCGTCGCGCTGCTCGCCGGGCCCTATCTCGTCCGCATGATGCAGGACCTCTCCGAGGAGCGGCTGATGCGCATCCGCGCCCAGGAGAGAGCCGAGGTCGCCGCCCATGTGCACGACTCCGTGCTGCACACCCTGACCCTGATCCAGCGCAACGCGGAGAGCGCGAGCGAGGTGCGTCGTCTCGCCCGCGCCCAGGAGCGCGACCTGCGCGCCTGGCTCTACAAACCCGAGGGAACCGGCAAGGACGAGGACGAGGAACCCGACACCCTCGCCGAGGCGGTCCGCCGCAGCGCCGCGGAGGTCGAGGACAAACACGGCGTCCCCATCGAGGTTGTCGTCGTCGGCGACTGTCCGCTCGACGAGCGGCTGACCGCACAGATGCAGGCCGCGAGGGAAGCGATGGTGAACGCCGCCAAGTACGGTGGCGAGGGCGGCGCGGTGCAGGTCTTCGCCGAAGTCGAGGGGGAGACGGTGTTCGTGTCGGTACGGGACCGCGGTCCCGGGTTCGATCTGGACTCCGTGCCGGACGATCGCATGGGCGTACGAGAATCGATCATCGGCCGTATGCAGCGCAACGGTGGCACGGCGCGCCTTCGCGTGGTGCCCGGCGGCGGCACGGAAGTCGAGCTGGAGATGGAGAGGACGGCGACGACATGA
- a CDS encoding NlpC/P60 family protein — translation MASHRKPRNRTAGIRTAPALGITTAALTSVALLSQSAQAAPSAPSRPSLEEVQKKVDELYQQAGVATQKYNSAKERTEKQRKRVDGLLDDVAKRTDKLNDARQELGSFAAAQYRTGAVSETATMMLANDPQGYFDQNHLADRLTSRQKKAVDAYETEQASATKQRTKAAKSLETLTDSRDELRTSKKTVQKKLGDARELLSKLTAEEKARLAEIERKKKQEAKRKAEKLAREQAAEAERERKAEEAAQREKEREGGQDSGSGSGTGSGSGSGSGSGSGSGSGSGSGSGSSDGSYATKAAKVIDFAEAQIGKPYVWGATGPDSYDCSGLTQDAWKAAGISLPRTTWDQVKVGTTVKTADAKPGDLVFFYDDISHVGIYIGNGKMIHAPKPGANVRVESIYYMPIHSVVRPA, via the coding sequence TTGGCGTCGCACCGCAAGCCGCGGAACCGGACGGCCGGCATTCGTACGGCCCCCGCCCTCGGCATCACGACGGCAGCCCTCACCTCCGTCGCCCTCCTGTCGCAGAGCGCGCAGGCGGCGCCCTCGGCGCCGTCCAGGCCCAGCCTCGAAGAGGTGCAGAAGAAGGTCGACGAGCTCTACCAGCAGGCGGGCGTCGCGACCCAGAAGTACAACTCGGCCAAGGAGCGCACCGAGAAGCAGCGCAAGAGGGTCGACGGGCTGCTCGACGACGTGGCCAAACGCACGGACAAGCTGAACGACGCCCGCCAGGAGCTCGGCTCGTTCGCCGCGGCGCAGTACCGCACCGGCGCCGTCTCCGAGACGGCCACGATGATGCTCGCCAACGACCCGCAGGGCTACTTCGACCAGAACCACTTGGCGGACCGGCTGACCTCGCGCCAGAAGAAGGCGGTCGACGCGTACGAGACGGAGCAGGCGTCTGCGACGAAGCAGCGCACGAAGGCCGCGAAGAGCCTGGAGACGCTCACCGACTCGCGGGACGAGCTCAGGACGAGCAAGAAGACCGTCCAGAAGAAGCTGGGGGACGCGCGCGAGCTCCTGTCGAAGTTGACCGCCGAGGAGAAGGCGCGGCTGGCGGAGATCGAGCGGAAGAAGAAGCAGGAGGCCAAGCGGAAGGCCGAGAAGCTGGCCCGCGAGCAGGCCGCCGAGGCGGAGCGCGAGCGCAAGGCGGAGGAGGCGGCCCAGCGGGAGAAGGAGCGTGAGGGGGGCCAGGACTCCGGATCGGGCTCCGGCACCGGCTCGGGGTCCGGTTCTGGTTCTGGTTCCGGTTCCGGTTCTGGTTCTGGTTCCGGTTCGGGCTCCGGGAGCTCGGACGGCAGCTACGCCACCAAGGCCGCGAAGGTCATCGACTTCGCGGAGGCCCAGATCGGCAAGCCGTACGTCTGGGGTGCCACCGGCCCCGACTCCTACGACTGCTCCGGGCTCACACAGGACGCGTGGAAGGCCGCGGGAATCTCCCTGCCGCGCACCACGTGGGACCAGGTGAAGGTCGGCACGACGGTGAAGACCGCCGACGCCAAACCGGGTGACCTGGTGTTCTTCTACGACGACATCAGCCACGTAGGGATCTACATCGGCAACGGCAAGATGATCCACGCCCCGAAGCCGGGTGCGAACGTCCGCGTCGAGTCGATCTACTACATGCCGATCCACAGCGTGGTCCGCCCCGCCTGA
- a CDS encoding DoxX family protein has protein sequence MAHGMRTDSHTGHIGRTRRDGWREPATRYALLPLRIFLGITFIYAGLDKLTDSTFMQASGAGSIGAQMEGVRDISAIPALVDLSLKSPVGFGYAIALGELAVGIGTLIGLFARVAALGGALISLSLWLTVSWHEEPYYYGNDLAYLMAWLPLILAGASVFSLDALRAARRRAPRGPVGPARTDLGPAAP, from the coding sequence ATGGCGCACGGCATGCGTACGGACAGCCACACCGGCCACATCGGCCGCACCAGGCGCGACGGCTGGCGGGAGCCCGCCACCCGCTACGCCCTCCTCCCCCTGCGGATCTTCCTGGGCATCACCTTCATCTACGCGGGCCTGGACAAGCTCACCGACAGCACCTTCATGCAGGCGAGTGGCGCGGGCTCGATCGGCGCACAGATGGAGGGCGTCCGCGACATCTCCGCGATCCCCGCTCTCGTCGACCTCTCCCTCAAGAGCCCCGTCGGCTTCGGCTATGCCATCGCCCTGGGAGAACTCGCCGTCGGCATCGGCACCCTTATCGGGCTGTTCGCCCGGGTCGCCGCACTCGGTGGCGCGCTCATCTCGCTCAGCCTCTGGCTGACCGTCAGCTGGCACGAGGAGCCCTACTACTACGGCAACGACCTGGCCTACCTGATGGCCTGGCTGCCGCTGATCCTCGCCGGAGCCTCGGTCTTCTCCCTCGACGCCCTGCGCGCCGCCCGCCGACGGGCGCCCCGGGGTCCGGTCGGCCCTGCTAGGACAGACCTTGGTCCCGCGGCTCCTTGA
- a CDS encoding PspC domain-containing protein has translation MTDQQPAETETEAAIHDALRDAYGVPGGPAGAPDPGLPADAPDPGPPAEERTFRRDRRQKKLGGVCAGLGRHCDMDPVIFRIGLAVLAITSGLGLVFYGFAWLFVPYEDEEENEARRLLSGRVDGQALTAVLFALVGCGVFLTLLNNGGALTFAAVLALLLAGAGYWSQQRDNLGPDPVAAQAAADAPPEAKAPPVAGGPSWWRDPIIKDGTYDGISGYFWGPAGLKPEGLTLEYRVAGHRAGVLREAKVPPPAPAPVPRGPRWIGGWVFLSALLAGGLGTGLTWEDHPLGTTLQVGLACALGVFGLGIAVSAFLGRTGAGSIVLAVLTAGLLAASAALPKNITTHYAHTDWIPTTVADVRPQYEVGLGTGTLDLRKVDVGKGKTLQTSAEVGAGSIDVILPKDATVRLDVEVGVGDITLPSDKDKDLDIAPGREKTVTLRPPSGGDGGGTIDLRLEVGVGQAKVTRATS, from the coding sequence ATGACAGATCAGCAGCCCGCCGAGACGGAGACCGAGGCCGCCATCCACGACGCCTTGCGCGACGCGTATGGCGTCCCGGGCGGTCCCGCGGGCGCTCCTGACCCGGGCCTGCCCGCGGACGCTCCTGATCCGGGCCCGCCCGCGGAGGAGCGCACGTTCCGCCGCGACCGTCGGCAGAAGAAGCTCGGCGGTGTGTGCGCCGGCCTTGGCCGGCACTGCGACATGGACCCGGTGATCTTCCGCATCGGCCTGGCCGTGCTCGCGATCACCAGCGGCCTCGGCCTGGTGTTCTACGGCTTCGCGTGGCTCTTCGTGCCGTACGAGGACGAGGAGGAGAACGAGGCGCGCAGGCTCCTCTCCGGCCGGGTCGACGGCCAGGCGCTGACCGCCGTGCTCTTCGCACTCGTCGGCTGCGGCGTCTTTCTGACTCTGCTGAACAACGGCGGTGCGCTCACCTTCGCCGCCGTCCTCGCCCTGCTCCTCGCGGGCGCCGGGTATTGGTCGCAGCAGCGCGACAATCTCGGCCCCGACCCGGTGGCGGCGCAGGCCGCGGCGGACGCACCGCCCGAGGCGAAGGCGCCGCCCGTCGCCGGGGGCCCTTCGTGGTGGCGCGACCCGATAATCAAGGACGGGACGTACGACGGAATCTCGGGCTACTTCTGGGGTCCCGCGGGCCTCAAACCCGAGGGTCTCACCCTCGAGTATCGGGTGGCGGGCCACCGTGCGGGCGTGCTCCGCGAGGCCAAAGTACCGCCGCCCGCACCCGCACCCGTGCCCCGCGGGCCGCGCTGGATCGGCGGCTGGGTGTTCCTGTCCGCCCTGCTCGCGGGCGGCCTCGGGACCGGGCTGACCTGGGAGGACCATCCGCTCGGCACGACTTTGCAGGTGGGCCTCGCGTGTGCGCTCGGAGTGTTCGGTCTCGGCATCGCGGTGAGCGCCTTCCTCGGGCGCACCGGAGCGGGGTCGATCGTGCTGGCGGTGCTGACGGCCGGCCTCCTCGCGGCCTCGGCGGCCCTGCCGAAGAACATCACGACGCACTACGCGCACACGGACTGGATACCGACCACGGTGGCGGACGTCCGACCTCAGTACGAGGTGGGGCTCGGCACCGGCACGCTCGATCTGCGCAAGGTCGACGTCGGCAAGGGAAAGACGTTGCAGACGAGTGCCGAGGTCGGCGCGGGCAGCATCGACGTGATCCTGCCGAAGGACGCCACCGTGCGGCTCGACGTGGAGGTCGGCGTCGGCGACATCACGTTGCCGAGCGACAAGGACAAGGACCTGGACATCGCTCCGGGCCGGGAGAAGACGGTGACGCTGCGGCCGCCCTCGGGCGGCGACGGTGGCGGCACGATCGATCTGCGCCTCGAAGTCGGCGTCGGACAAGCGAAGGTGACCCGTGCTACGTCATGA
- a CDS encoding LuxR C-terminal-related transcriptional regulator produces MRDATGASGPTEPTGTDEGGGADGRRVRVVLVDDHRMFRTGVQAEIGRTDVTGVEVVGEAADVDQAVTVITATRPEVVLLDVHLPGGGGVEVLRRCAPLMADAESPVRFLALSVSDAAEDVIGVIRGGARGYVTKTITGTDLVDSVFRVQDGDAVFSPRLAGFVLDAFASTDAPPVDEDLDRLTQREREVLRLIARGYAYKEIAKQLFISVKTVESHVSAVLRKLQLSNRHELTRWATARRLV; encoded by the coding sequence ATGAGGGACGCGACCGGGGCGAGCGGGCCCACGGAGCCGACCGGGACGGATGAGGGCGGCGGTGCGGACGGGCGTCGTGTACGAGTCGTCCTCGTCGACGATCACCGGATGTTCCGCACTGGAGTGCAGGCGGAGATCGGACGCACCGACGTCACCGGCGTCGAAGTCGTCGGAGAGGCGGCCGACGTCGACCAGGCGGTCACGGTCATCACGGCCACGCGCCCCGAGGTCGTCCTCCTCGACGTACACCTGCCGGGTGGCGGAGGCGTGGAAGTACTGCGCCGGTGCGCGCCGTTGATGGCTGACGCGGAGAGCCCGGTGCGGTTCCTCGCGCTGTCGGTGTCCGACGCGGCGGAGGACGTCATCGGTGTCATCCGCGGCGGCGCCCGTGGCTATGTCACCAAGACCATCACCGGCACCGACCTGGTGGACTCCGTCTTCCGTGTGCAGGACGGCGACGCGGTGTTCTCGCCGCGCCTCGCCGGATTCGTCCTGGACGCGTTCGCCTCGACGGACGCGCCGCCGGTCGACGAGGACCTGGACCGCCTCACCCAGCGCGAGCGGGAGGTCCTGCGACTCATCGCGCGTGGTTATGCGTACAAGGAGATCGCCAAGCAGCTCTTCATCTCCGTGAAGACGGTCGAGTCGCATGTTTCGGCGGTGCTGAGGAAGTTGCAGCTGTCCAACCGCCATGAGCTGACGCGGTGGGCGACGGCTCGGCGGCTGGTCTGA
- a CDS encoding class II aldolase/adducin family protein produces the protein MQAPTPIPVERLQFAMPPVHTSVADERRHRKERLAGALRIFGRLGYEDGVSGHITARDPEHTDCFWVNPFGMPFKHITVGDLVLANADGQVVEGRHHANQAAFTVHAQAHLARPDVVAVAHCHSLHGRALSTLGELLDPITQEACAFYETHALYDGYTGVVVDAEEGRRIATALGDHKAVILRNHGLLTVGDSVDAAAWWFISMERSCQVQLSARAAGRPVLIGHKQAVQTREQLGSDLVAWINYQSLWQDISRSEPDLLA, from the coding sequence ATGCAGGCGCCCACACCGATACCCGTCGAGCGGTTGCAGTTCGCGATGCCGCCCGTCCACACCTCCGTGGCGGACGAACGACGGCACCGCAAGGAGCGGCTCGCCGGCGCGCTGCGCATCTTCGGGAGGCTCGGGTACGAGGACGGGGTCTCCGGCCACATCACCGCACGCGACCCGGAGCACACCGACTGCTTCTGGGTGAATCCCTTCGGGATGCCGTTCAAGCACATCACCGTGGGCGACCTCGTCCTCGCCAACGCGGACGGGCAGGTGGTCGAGGGCCGCCACCACGCCAACCAGGCCGCGTTCACCGTCCACGCGCAGGCCCACCTGGCACGGCCCGACGTGGTCGCCGTCGCACACTGCCACTCGCTGCACGGCCGCGCGCTCTCCACGCTCGGCGAACTCCTGGACCCGATCACCCAGGAGGCCTGCGCCTTCTACGAGACCCACGCGCTGTACGACGGCTACACCGGCGTCGTTGTCGACGCCGAGGAAGGCCGACGCATCGCCACCGCGCTCGGCGACCACAAGGCCGTCATCCTGCGCAACCACGGCCTGCTCACGGTCGGGGACTCCGTCGACGCCGCCGCCTGGTGGTTCATCTCCATGGAACGCTCCTGCCAGGTCCAGCTGAGCGCGCGGGCGGCCGGGCGGCCCGTGCTGATCGGCCACAAGCAGGCGGTGCAGACCCGCGAGCAGCTCGGCAGCGACCTGGTCGCGTGGATCAACTACCAGTCCCTGTGGCAGGACATCAGCCGCAGCGAACCGGATCTGCTGGCCTGA
- the guaA gene encoding glutamine-hydrolyzing GMP synthase: MPSAPPAAAVPDTVLVVDFGAQYAQLIARRVREARVYSEIVPSTMPVSEMLAKKPAAIILSGGPSSVYAEHAPTVDRQLFEAGVPVFGMCYGFQLMATTLGGTVDNTGAREYGRTPLAVSKAGSTLFEGTPTEQSVWMSHGDACSAAPEGFTVTASTDVVPVAAFEDDEKKLYGVQYHPEVMHSTHGQQVLEHFLYRGAGLKPDWTTGNVIDEQVAAIREQVGTKRAICGLSGGVDSAVAAALVQKAIGSQLTCVYVDHGLMRKDETEQVEKDFVAATGVQLKVVDAQERFLDALAGVSDPEEKRKIIGREFIRVFEQAQTEIIAEAPGDQPVEFLVQGTLYPDVVESGGGAGTANIKSHHNVGGLPEDLEFQLIEPLRKLFKDEVRMVGAELGLPDEIVQRQPFPGPGLGIRIVGEVTKDRLDLLREADAIAREELTAAGLDREIWQCPVVLLADVRSVGVQGDGRTYGHPIVLRPVSSEDAMTADWTRMPYDVLAKISTRITNEVADVNRVVLDVTSKPPGTIEWE, translated from the coding sequence CAGTACGCCCAGCTCATCGCCCGTCGCGTCCGTGAGGCCCGCGTCTACAGCGAGATCGTGCCGAGCACGATGCCCGTCTCCGAGATGCTCGCGAAGAAGCCCGCGGCCATAATCCTCTCCGGCGGCCCCTCGTCGGTGTACGCGGAGCACGCGCCCACCGTCGACCGCCAGCTCTTCGAGGCCGGCGTCCCAGTCTTCGGCATGTGCTACGGCTTCCAGCTGATGGCCACGACCCTCGGCGGCACGGTCGACAACACCGGCGCCCGTGAGTACGGCCGCACCCCGCTGGCCGTCTCCAAGGCCGGTTCCACGCTCTTCGAGGGCACCCCGACCGAGCAGTCCGTGTGGATGTCGCACGGCGACGCGTGCAGCGCGGCCCCCGAGGGCTTCACCGTCACGGCGTCCACGGACGTTGTGCCGGTCGCGGCCTTCGAGGACGACGAGAAGAAGCTGTACGGCGTGCAGTACCACCCCGAGGTGATGCACTCCACGCACGGCCAGCAGGTCCTCGAGCACTTCCTCTACCGCGGCGCCGGCCTCAAGCCGGACTGGACGACCGGCAACGTCATCGACGAGCAGGTCGCCGCGATCCGTGAGCAGGTCGGCACCAAGCGCGCGATCTGCGGTCTGTCCGGCGGCGTGGACTCCGCGGTCGCCGCCGCCCTCGTACAGAAGGCCATCGGCTCGCAGCTGACCTGCGTGTACGTCGACCACGGCCTGATGCGCAAGGACGAGACCGAGCAGGTCGAGAAGGACTTCGTCGCCGCGACCGGCGTACAGCTGAAGGTCGTCGACGCACAGGAGCGCTTCCTCGACGCGCTCGCCGGGGTCTCCGACCCCGAGGAGAAGCGGAAGATCATCGGGCGCGAGTTCATCCGTGTCTTCGAGCAGGCCCAGACGGAGATCATCGCCGAGGCCCCCGGCGACCAGCCGGTGGAGTTCCTGGTCCAGGGCACCCTCTACCCCGACGTGGTCGAGTCCGGCGGCGGCGCCGGCACCGCGAACATCAAGTCGCACCACAACGTGGGCGGGCTCCCCGAGGACCTCGAGTTCCAGCTCATCGAGCCGCTGCGCAAGCTGTTCAAGGACGAGGTCCGCATGGTCGGCGCCGAGCTCGGCCTGCCGGACGAGATCGTCCAGCGCCAGCCGTTCCCCGGCCCCGGCCTCGGCATCCGCATCGTCGGCGAGGTCACCAAGGACCGCCTCGACCTGCTGCGCGAGGCCGACGCCATCGCCCGCGAGGAGCTGACGGCGGCCGGTCTCGACCGGGAGATCTGGCAGTGCCCCGTCGTGCTGCTCGCGGACGTCCGCAGCGTCGGCGTGCAGGGCGACGGGCGCACCTACGGCCACCCGATCGTCCTGCGCCCCGTCTCGTCCGAGGACGCCATGACGGCCGACTGGACCCGCATGCCGTACGACGTCCTCGCGAAGATCTCGACGCGCATCACGAACGAGGTCGCCGACGTGAACCGCGTCGTGCTCGACGTGACGTCGAAGCCGCCGGGGACCATCGAGTGGGAGTGA
- a CDS encoding pyridoxamine 5'-phosphate oxidase family protein, with protein MTCNWEAFATAEPDLAATVEKRFGAFTHHVLATLRKDGAPRTTGLEVRFLNGELWLGMMPNSLKALDLRRDPRFALQANPGAGTEMAGGDVRIAGRAVEVRDPATVARYTDTVNPPDPDAFHLFRTELTEVVRTFVEDEKYLAVQLWRPGAGVRVTRRT; from the coding sequence ATGACGTGCAACTGGGAAGCCTTCGCCACCGCAGAGCCGGATCTCGCCGCGACCGTCGAGAAGCGGTTCGGCGCGTTCACGCATCACGTCCTCGCGACGCTCCGGAAGGACGGGGCGCCGCGCACCACCGGGCTCGAAGTCCGGTTCCTGAACGGGGAGTTGTGGCTCGGCATGATGCCGAACTCCCTCAAGGCACTCGACCTGCGCCGCGATCCGCGCTTCGCGCTGCAGGCGAACCCTGGGGCGGGTACGGAGATGGCGGGTGGCGACGTCCGTATCGCGGGGCGGGCGGTCGAGGTGCGGGACCCGGCGACCGTCGCGCGGTACACGGACACGGTGAATCCGCCGGACCCGGACGCCTTCCACCTCTTCCGCACCGAGCTGACGGAGGTCGTGCGGACCTTCGTCGAGGACGAGAAGTATCTGGCGGTGCAGTTGTGGAGGCCAGGCGCGGGGGTGCGCGTCACGCGGCGAACGTGA
- a CDS encoding C40 family peptidase has translation MPAHRKPRQRSLSGSTVRTAATLALAGAASATAFDGTGHADPRLSPAEVKSKVDSLYREAETATEKYNGAKEKAEKAERKLGGLRDEAARKTEKLNAARNSLGSYAAAQYRAGGIDPSMQLALSSDPDQFLDRASRADRAGSRQAVAVGEVRDQVRELDRLRDRADDRLDALRTRQAELREHKRTITGKLGEAKRLLSRLTAEQRADLTDPPGDRASRSTARDATLGASKAPDARAASAVSYAYKALGSPYVWGATGPDAFDCSGLTQAAYRSAGVALPRTTYAQIAAGQRVPRSELRPGDLVFFYSGISHVGLYVGNGQMIHAPNPSAPVRLAPIDQMPFAGATRVS, from the coding sequence GTGCCAGCGCACCGCAAGCCCCGACAGCGCTCGCTCAGCGGCAGCACGGTCCGCACCGCCGCCACCCTCGCCCTCGCGGGAGCCGCATCGGCCACCGCCTTCGACGGCACGGGACACGCGGATCCCCGGCTCAGCCCCGCCGAGGTGAAGTCCAAGGTCGACTCGCTCTACCGCGAGGCGGAGACCGCCACCGAGAAGTACAACGGCGCCAAGGAGAAGGCGGAAAAGGCCGAAAGGAAGCTCGGCGGCCTGCGCGACGAAGCCGCCCGCAAGACGGAGAAGCTCAACGCCGCCCGCAACAGCCTGGGTTCGTACGCCGCCGCCCAGTACCGCGCAGGTGGCATCGACCCCTCCATGCAACTCGCGCTCTCCTCCGACCCCGACCAGTTCCTGGATCGCGCGTCCCGTGCCGACCGAGCCGGCAGCCGTCAGGCCGTGGCCGTCGGCGAAGTACGGGATCAGGTTCGGGAACTCGACCGGCTGCGCGACCGGGCCGATGACCGCCTGGATGCCCTCCGCACCCGCCAGGCGGAACTGCGCGAGCACAAGAGGACGATCACCGGAAAGCTCGGCGAGGCGAAGCGCCTCCTGTCGCGCCTCACCGCCGAACAGCGCGCCGACCTCACCGACCCCCCGGGCGACCGCGCCAGCCGCTCCACTGCCCGCGACGCGACCCTGGGGGCCTCGAAGGCGCCGGACGCCCGCGCCGCGTCCGCCGTCTCCTACGCGTACAAGGCCCTCGGCAGCCCCTACGTCTGGGGCGCCACCGGCCCCGACGCCTTCGACTGCTCAGGCCTCACCCAGGCCGCCTACCGCTCGGCGGGCGTCGCGCTGCCCCGCACCACCTACGCCCAGATCGCCGCCGGCCAACGCGTCCCCCGCTCCGAACTGCGCCCCGGCGACCTGGTGTTCTTCTACTCCGGCATCAGCCACGTCGGGCTCTACGTCGGCAACGGCCAGATGATCCACGCCCCGAACCCGAGCGCCCCCGTCCGGCTCGCCCCCATCGACCAGATGCCGTTCGCCGGAGCCACCCGCGTGTCCTGA